The Trinickia acidisoli genome includes a window with the following:
- the rpsB gene encoding 30S ribosomal protein S2 → MAVTMRQMLEAGVHFGHQTRFWNPKMAPFIFGHRNKIHIINLEKTLPMYNDALKYVRQLAANRGTILFVGTKRQSRDTIAEEAQRAGMPFVNARWLGGMLTNFKTLKVSIKRLKDMEAAVEAGELEKMSKKEALLFEREIAKLQKSIGGVKDMGGIPDAIFVVDVGYHKIAVTEANKLGVPVIAVVDTNHSPEGIDYVIPGNDDASKAVALYAQGVADAILEGRANAVNEVVQAVRGTDGDEFVEVGGEA, encoded by the coding sequence ATGGCAGTCACCATGCGTCAAATGCTGGAAGCCGGTGTCCACTTCGGTCACCAAACGCGCTTCTGGAACCCCAAGATGGCCCCGTTCATCTTCGGTCATCGCAACAAGATTCACATCATCAACCTCGAAAAGACGCTGCCGATGTACAACGACGCGCTGAAGTACGTGCGTCAATTGGCGGCCAATCGCGGCACGATCTTGTTCGTCGGCACGAAGCGCCAGTCGCGCGATACGATCGCCGAAGAGGCGCAGCGCGCCGGCATGCCGTTCGTCAATGCCCGCTGGCTCGGCGGCATGTTGACGAACTTCAAGACGCTGAAAGTGTCGATCAAGCGCCTGAAGGACATGGAAGCGGCGGTCGAGGCCGGTGAGCTCGAGAAGATGAGCAAGAAGGAAGCGCTGTTGTTCGAACGCGAAATCGCCAAGCTGCAAAAGTCGATCGGCGGCGTGAAGGACATGGGCGGCATTCCCGACGCGATCTTCGTCGTCGACGTCGGCTACCACAAGATCGCCGTGACCGAAGCGAACAAGCTCGGCGTGCCGGTCATCGCCGTGGTCGATACGAACCACTCGCCCGAAGGCATCGATTACGTGATCCCGGGCAACGACGACGCGAGCAAGGCCGTCGCTCTGTACGCGCAAGGCGTGGCCGATGCGATCCTCGAGGGTCGCGCGAACGCGGTCAACGAAGTCGTGCAAGCCGTGCGCGGCACCGACGGCGACGAGTTCGTCGAGGTGGGCGGAGAAGCGTAA
- a CDS encoding pseudouridine synthase, with the protein MNTAKAAPSRKAAPVKAAAAAPAQSADHEPGTMRLSKRMSELGLCSRREADEWIENGWVRVDGKRIDTLGTRIRPEQHIEVTRDAHAAQSRQVTILLHKPIGYVSGQAEDGYEPAITLITADNRWEGDRATTRFLPSHLRALAPAGRLDIDSTGMLVLTQDGRIAKQLIGEHSNIEKEYLVRVEYGDLATDIDRHFPAEKLALLRFGLSLDDAPLKPAKVSWQNGEQLRFVLREGKKRQIRRMCELVGLHVVGLKRVRMGRVVLGALPQGQWRYLLPDEAF; encoded by the coding sequence GTGAACACGGCAAAAGCGGCACCATCGCGCAAAGCCGCGCCGGTCAAAGCAGCCGCAGCCGCGCCCGCCCAAAGCGCCGACCATGAGCCGGGAACGATGCGCTTGTCCAAGCGCATGTCCGAACTCGGCCTGTGCTCGCGCCGGGAAGCCGACGAATGGATCGAGAACGGCTGGGTGCGCGTTGACGGAAAGCGTATCGATACGCTCGGCACACGCATACGCCCCGAGCAACACATCGAGGTCACCCGCGACGCACACGCCGCGCAGTCGCGCCAAGTGACGATCTTGCTGCATAAACCGATCGGCTATGTCTCGGGCCAGGCCGAGGACGGCTACGAACCCGCGATCACCTTGATCACCGCGGACAACCGCTGGGAAGGCGACCGCGCAACAACGCGCTTCTTGCCGAGCCATCTGCGCGCGCTGGCCCCCGCGGGCCGGCTCGATATCGACTCGACAGGCATGCTCGTGCTGACGCAAGACGGCCGCATCGCCAAACAGTTGATCGGCGAGCATTCGAACATCGAAAAGGAATATCTCGTGCGCGTCGAGTACGGCGACCTCGCCACAGACATCGACCGCCACTTCCCCGCCGAGAAACTCGCCTTGCTGCGCTTCGGGCTCTCGCTCGATGACGCGCCGCTCAAGCCCGCGAAGGTCAGTTGGCAAAACGGCGAGCAGTTGCGCTTCGTCCTGCGCGAAGGCAAGAAGCGACAAATCCGCCGCATGTGCGAGCTCGTGGGCTTGCACGTCGTCGGGCTCAAGCGCGTGCGCATGGGCCGCGTGGTGCTCGGCGCCCTACCGCAAGGTCAATGGCGTTATCTGTTGCCCGACGAAGCGTTCTGA
- the map gene encoding type I methionyl aminopeptidase, whose translation MAISIKNEDDIAKMRVACRLASEVLDYITPFVKPGVTTAELDRLCHNYMLDVQGTIPAPLNYQPPGYPPYPKATCISVNDVICHGIPGDKVVKSGDALNIDITVIKEGYFGDTSRMFIAGEGSILAKRLAQTTYECMWLGIEQVRPGARLGDIGHAIQRHAEASGYSVVREYCGHGIGTVFHEDPQILHYGRPGTGLELQKGMIFTIEPMINAGRREIRTMPDQWTVKTKDRSLSAQWEHTVLVTDTGYDVLTVSAGTPAKPSIAVAA comes from the coding sequence ATGGCTATTTCGATCAAAAACGAAGACGACATCGCGAAAATGCGCGTCGCGTGCCGTCTGGCGAGCGAAGTGCTCGATTACATCACCCCGTTCGTCAAGCCGGGCGTGACGACGGCCGAGCTCGACCGGCTCTGCCACAACTACATGCTCGACGTGCAGGGCACGATCCCCGCGCCGCTCAATTATCAGCCCCCCGGCTATCCGCCCTACCCGAAGGCGACTTGCATTTCGGTCAACGACGTCATCTGTCACGGAATCCCGGGCGACAAGGTCGTCAAAAGCGGCGACGCCCTGAATATCGACATCACCGTCATCAAGGAAGGCTATTTCGGCGATACGAGCCGCATGTTCATCGCCGGTGAAGGCTCGATCCTCGCCAAACGCCTCGCGCAAACCACCTACGAATGCATGTGGCTCGGCATCGAGCAGGTGCGCCCCGGTGCGCGGCTCGGCGACATCGGCCACGCGATCCAGCGTCACGCCGAGGCGAGCGGCTACAGCGTCGTGCGCGAGTACTGCGGCCACGGCATCGGCACGGTGTTTCACGAAGATCCGCAGATCTTGCACTACGGTCGTCCCGGCACGGGGCTCGAGTTGCAAAAGGGCATGATTTTCACGATCGAGCCGATGATCAACGCCGGACGCCGCGAAATCCGCACGATGCCCGATCAATGGACGGTCAAGACGAAGGACCGCAGCCTATCGGCGCAATGGGAACATACGGTGCTCGTGACCGACACGGGCTACGATGTGCTGACCGTCTCGGCGGGGACGCCGGCCAAGCCGTCGATCGCCGTCGCGGCTTGA
- the pyrH gene encoding UMP kinase, translating into MPTAYKRVLLKLSGEALMGDDAFGINRATIERMVADIAEVVRLGTQLAVVIGGGNIFRGVAGGAAGMDRATADYMGMLATMMNALALQDAMRHAGIEARVQSALRMDQVVEPYIRPRAIRQLEEGKVVIFAAGTGNPFFTTDTAAALRGSEIGAEVVLKATKVDGVYSADPNKDPAATRYATISFDEAIGRNLQVMDATAFALCRDQKLPIRVFSIVKPGALKRIVQGEGEGTLVHV; encoded by the coding sequence ATGCCCACAGCCTATAAACGCGTTCTTCTCAAACTCTCCGGTGAAGCTTTGATGGGCGACGATGCGTTCGGCATCAATCGCGCGACGATCGAACGCATGGTGGCCGATATTGCCGAAGTCGTTCGGCTCGGCACGCAGTTGGCCGTCGTAATCGGCGGCGGTAACATCTTCCGCGGCGTGGCCGGCGGTGCGGCGGGCATGGACCGAGCAACGGCCGACTACATGGGCATGCTCGCGACGATGATGAACGCGCTCGCGCTGCAGGACGCCATGCGCCACGCTGGCATCGAGGCACGCGTGCAGTCGGCCCTGCGGATGGATCAGGTCGTCGAGCCCTACATTCGGCCGCGCGCGATCCGTCAGCTCGAAGAGGGCAAAGTCGTGATTTTCGCTGCGGGCACGGGCAACCCGTTCTTCACGACCGACACGGCCGCTGCGCTGCGCGGGTCGGAAATCGGGGCCGAAGTCGTATTGAAGGCGACGAAGGTCGACGGCGTATACTCCGCGGATCCGAACAAGGATCCGGCTGCGACCCGCTATGCGACGATCAGCTTCGACGAGGCGATCGGCCGCAATCTCCAGGTCATGGATGCGACGGCGTTCGCACTGTGCCGCGACCAGAAGCTGCCGATTCGCGTGTTCTCGATCGTCAAGCCCGGCGCGCTCAAGCGGATCGTGCAAGGTGAGGGCGAGGGTACCCTCGTCCACGTGTAA
- the def gene encoding peptide deformylase → MIRDILKMGDPRLLRIAQSVEHFDTPELHALIADMFETMHHANGAGLAAPQIGVDLQVVIFGFGHNERYPEAPPVPETVLINPTVTPVSQDMDEGWEGCLSVPGMRGVVNRFSMIRYHGFDQYGQPIDRVAQGFHARVVQHECDHLIGKLYPMRITDFSKLGFTEVLFPDLDPNADD, encoded by the coding sequence ATGATCCGTGACATTCTCAAGATGGGCGATCCGCGCTTGCTGCGCATCGCTCAGAGCGTCGAGCATTTCGACACGCCCGAGTTGCACGCGCTCATCGCCGACATGTTCGAGACGATGCACCATGCAAACGGCGCGGGGCTTGCGGCGCCGCAGATCGGCGTCGATTTGCAAGTCGTCATCTTCGGCTTTGGCCACAACGAACGCTATCCGGAGGCACCGCCCGTGCCGGAAACGGTGCTCATCAATCCGACGGTCACGCCCGTTTCGCAAGACATGGACGAAGGTTGGGAGGGATGCCTCTCGGTGCCGGGCATGCGCGGCGTCGTCAACCGCTTCTCGATGATCCGGTATCACGGCTTCGACCAATACGGGCAGCCGATCGACCGCGTTGCCCAGGGGTTTCATGCGCGCGTCGTTCAGCATGAGTGCGATCATCTGATCGGCAAGCTCTATCCGATGCGCATTACCGACTTCTCGAAATTGGGCTTCACCGAGGTCCTGTTCCCCGATCTCGATCCCAATGCCGACGATTAA
- the tsf gene encoding translation elongation factor Ts has product MAAITASMVAELRAKTDAPMMECKKALTEADGDMARAEELLRVKLGNKASKAASRVTAEGVIASHIAGNAGALVELNCETDFVAKNDDFNAFTKQVAELVVSHNPADVAALSALPLNGSTVDAVRLALVGKIGENLSIRRFVRFDTPNKLAAYLHGTRIGVLVEYTGAEEQVGKDVAMHVAAMKPVSLSSDDVPAELIAKERSIAEQKAAESGKPAEIVAKMVEGSVQKYLKEVSLLNQPFVKNDKQTIEQMLKAAGSSVQKFALFVVGEGIEKRQDDFAAEVAAQVAAAKQQ; this is encoded by the coding sequence ATGGCGGCAATTACCGCAAGCATGGTGGCAGAACTGCGCGCGAAAACCGACGCGCCGATGATGGAATGCAAGAAGGCGCTGACGGAAGCCGACGGCGACATGGCTCGCGCCGAAGAGCTGCTTCGCGTGAAGCTCGGCAACAAGGCCAGCAAAGCGGCATCGCGCGTCACGGCCGAAGGCGTGATCGCCTCGCACATTGCCGGCAACGCGGGCGCGCTCGTCGAGCTGAACTGCGAAACCGACTTCGTCGCGAAGAATGACGATTTCAACGCGTTCACCAAGCAAGTGGCCGAACTCGTCGTTTCCCACAACCCGGCCGACGTCGCTGCCTTGTCGGCGTTGCCGTTGAACGGCTCGACGGTCGACGCCGTGCGCCTTGCGCTCGTCGGCAAGATCGGTGAAAACCTGTCGATCCGCCGCTTCGTCCGTTTCGATACGCCGAACAAGCTTGCTGCGTACCTGCACGGCACGCGCATCGGCGTGCTCGTTGAGTACACGGGCGCCGAAGAGCAAGTCGGTAAGGACGTCGCGATGCACGTTGCGGCCATGAAGCCGGTTTCGCTGTCGTCGGACGACGTGCCGGCCGAGTTGATCGCCAAGGAGCGCAGCATCGCCGAGCAAAAGGCGGCCGAATCGGGCAAGCCGGCCGAAATCGTTGCAAAGATGGTCGAAGGCAGCGTGCAGAAGTATCTGAAGGAAGTGTCGCTGCTGAACCAGCCGTTCGTGAAGAACGACAAGCAGACGATCGAGCAGATGCTGAAGGCCGCGGGCTCGTCGGTGCAAAAATTCGCACTGTTCGTGGTCGGCGAAGGCATCGAAAAGCGTCAAGACGATTTCGCCGCCGAAGTGGCTGCGCAAGTTGCCGCCGCGAAGCAGCAGTAA
- a CDS encoding [protein-PII] uridylyltransferase has protein sequence MSAPAVITDPASVKADYRAAKAEILARFKTASRVDALMQTLSRTTDDALRRAWQVCELPASSALVAVGGYGRGELAPYSDIDILVLLPDQPPPEFEARIERFIGMAWDLGLELGSSVRTVAQCVEEAGNDITVRTSLLEARRITGSTALFQRVVVRLNDALDARAFFQAKVLEMRQRHAKFQDTPYSLEPNVKESPGGLRDLQLILWIARAAGFGRSWRELDERGLITAREARELRRNEAFLKMLRARLHVIAGRRQDVLVFDLQTATAESFGYHATQARRASEQLMRRYYWAAKAVTQLATILIQNIEAQLFPRTSGVTRVLSELFVEKQGMIEIASDDVFERTPTAILEAFLLYETTPGTKGLSARTLRALYNAREIMDSRWRRDPENRRQFIEILKQPLGITHALRLMNQTSVLGRYLLNFRRIVGQMQHDLYHVYTVDQHILMVLRNLRRFALAEHAHEYPFCSQLMANFERQWVLYVAALFHDIAKGRGGDHSTLGMADARRFCRDHGIDADDAALVVWLVRHHLTMSQVAQKQDTSDPQVIQQFAELVGNERQLTALYLLTVADIRGTSPKVWNTWKGKLLEDLYRMTLAVLGGARPDEHSELKTRKEEALALLRLETVPENAHRALWDELDVGYFLRHDTADIAWQTRVLYRHVRTEAPIVRARPSPIGEALQVLVYVRDRSDLFAGICAYFDRNGLSVLDARVNTTRHGYALDNFIVAHTEDDVQYRDIANLVEQQLAARLSSDAPLPEPSKGRLSRLSRTFPITPRVDLRADERGQYYILSVSANDRPGLLYSIARVLAEHRIGVHAARINTLGERVEDVFLLDGRGLSDSRLQIQLETELLRAIAV, from the coding sequence ATGAGCGCCCCCGCCGTCATCACCGATCCCGCGTCGGTCAAAGCCGACTACCGCGCCGCGAAAGCAGAGATCCTCGCGCGCTTCAAGACGGCAAGCCGAGTCGACGCGCTCATGCAAACGCTCTCACGCACGACCGACGACGCGCTGCGGCGCGCCTGGCAGGTCTGCGAGCTGCCCGCGTCAAGCGCGCTCGTGGCCGTCGGCGGCTACGGGCGGGGCGAGCTCGCGCCCTACTCCGACATCGACATCCTCGTGCTGCTGCCCGATCAGCCGCCGCCCGAATTCGAGGCGCGCATCGAGCGCTTCATCGGCATGGCTTGGGATCTCGGGCTCGAACTCGGCAGCAGCGTGCGGACGGTTGCGCAATGCGTCGAGGAAGCCGGCAACGACATCACCGTGCGCACGTCGCTGCTCGAGGCACGGCGCATCACGGGCAGCACCGCGCTATTTCAGCGCGTCGTCGTGCGCCTGAACGATGCGCTCGACGCCCGCGCCTTCTTTCAGGCCAAGGTGCTCGAAATGCGCCAGCGGCACGCGAAGTTCCAAGATACGCCCTACAGCCTGGAGCCGAACGTCAAGGAAAGCCCCGGCGGCCTGCGCGATCTGCAGTTGATCCTCTGGATCGCCCGTGCGGCGGGATTCGGGCGCAGTTGGCGAGAGCTCGACGAGCGCGGCCTCATCACGGCCCGCGAGGCGCGCGAGCTGCGTCGCAACGAAGCGTTCCTCAAGATGCTGCGCGCGCGGCTGCACGTGATCGCGGGGCGGCGCCAGGACGTGCTCGTCTTCGATCTGCAGACCGCGACGGCCGAAAGCTTCGGCTACCATGCCACCCAAGCGCGCCGCGCGAGCGAGCAGCTCATGCGCCGCTATTACTGGGCGGCCAAGGCGGTCACGCAACTCGCCACGATTCTCATTCAAAACATCGAGGCGCAGTTGTTCCCGCGCACGAGCGGGGTCACACGTGTGCTGTCCGAGCTTTTCGTCGAAAAGCAAGGCATGATCGAGATTGCAAGCGACGACGTGTTCGAGCGCACGCCAACGGCGATTCTCGAGGCGTTCCTGCTCTACGAAACGACGCCAGGCACGAAAGGGCTCTCGGCCCGCACGCTGCGGGCGCTCTACAACGCCCGCGAAATCATGGACTCGCGCTGGCGGCGCGACCCCGAAAACCGACGGCAATTCATCGAGATCCTGAAGCAGCCACTGGGCATCACGCACGCGCTGCGCCTCATGAATCAAACGAGCGTGCTCGGTCGCTATCTGCTGAACTTCCGGCGCATCGTCGGGCAGATGCAGCACGACCTTTATCACGTCTATACCGTCGATCAGCATATTTTGATGGTGCTGCGCAATCTGCGCCGCTTCGCGCTCGCCGAACATGCGCACGAGTACCCGTTCTGCAGTCAGTTGATGGCCAACTTCGAGCGGCAATGGGTGCTCTATGTCGCGGCGCTGTTCCACGACATCGCCAAAGGCCGCGGCGGCGATCACTCGACGCTCGGCATGGCCGATGCACGCCGCTTTTGTCGAGATCACGGTATCGACGCCGACGATGCCGCACTCGTGGTCTGGCTCGTGCGCCATCACCTGACGATGAGCCAGGTCGCGCAAAAGCAGGATACGAGCGACCCCCAAGTCATCCAGCAGTTCGCCGAACTCGTCGGTAACGAGCGTCAGCTCACGGCGCTCTATTTGCTGACCGTCGCCGACATTCGCGGCACGAGCCCGAAGGTCTGGAATACCTGGAAAGGCAAGCTGCTCGAGGATCTCTATCGGATGACGCTCGCCGTGCTCGGCGGCGCCCGGCCCGACGAGCACTCCGAACTCAAGACGCGCAAGGAAGAAGCGCTCGCACTGCTACGGCTCGAGACGGTGCCCGAAAATGCGCATCGCGCGCTCTGGGATGAGCTCGACGTCGGCTACTTCTTGCGTCACGACACCGCCGATATCGCCTGGCAAACGCGCGTGCTCTACCGGCACGTGCGGACCGAGGCGCCGATCGTACGGGCGCGGCCATCGCCGATCGGCGAGGCGCTGCAGGTGCTTGTCTATGTGCGAGACCGCTCCGATCTGTTCGCCGGCATCTGTGCCTATTTCGACCGCAACGGCCTGTCGGTGCTCGATGCCCGCGTCAACACGACGCGCCACGGCTACGCCCTCGATAACTTCATCGTTGCGCACACCGAGGACGACGTGCAGTATCGCGATATCGCGAATCTCGTCGAGCAGCAGCTCGCCGCCCGGCTCTCGTCCGACGCGCCGCTGCCCGAGCCGTCCAAAGGCCGCCTGTCGCGGCTGTCGCGGACGTTTCCCATTACCCCGCGCGTCGACTTGCGAGCCGACGAGCGGGGGCAGTACTACATCCTGTCCGTGTCGGCCAACGACCGGCCAGGGCTTCTTTATTCGATCGCGCGCGTGCTGGCGGAGCATCGGATCGGCGTCCATGCGGCGCGGATCAATACGCTCGGCGAGCGCGTGGAGGACGTGTTCCTGCTCGACGGGCGCGGCCTTTCCGACAGCCGCTTGCAGATTCAGCTCGAGACAGAGTTGCTCCGCGCGATCGCCGTGTGA
- a CDS encoding cell division protein ZipA C-terminal FtsZ-binding domain-containing protein produces MDELTLGLIGAGAVVVGGVVVYNAWQGAKVRRRMPRPMPTDAEQGPARHDHEEERPFIEPARTGARRESAVPAGAHDPDDARIEPSFGMASPLDIPADIQAEATTPNGFTPEPQAAEPTHQKASSEPESVTPAATTISAAPPHIVDRRIDCVVPIRLSGPIAGEKALPLAQRLRRAGSKPVYIEGKPEGGGAWELLQNAQRYEELRAAVQLANRSGALNELEFSEFVSGVQQFADAIDGAPEFPDMLETVSMGRELDAFAAQCDAQLSINVLSDGAPWSANYVQAVASQDGLLLSRDGTRFVKLDAKQSPVFMLQFGDTNFLRDDLTYKGGQMITLILDVPVADEDILPFRLMCDYAKSLAERIGGRVVDDQRRPLPEQALLAIEKQLMTLYARLEEAGIPAGSPATRRLFSQ; encoded by the coding sequence ATGGACGAGTTGACACTCGGATTGATCGGCGCAGGCGCCGTGGTGGTGGGAGGAGTGGTCGTGTACAACGCGTGGCAAGGCGCCAAGGTGCGCCGTAGAATGCCGCGGCCAATGCCGACCGATGCCGAGCAGGGGCCCGCGCGCCACGATCACGAGGAAGAGCGGCCGTTCATCGAGCCGGCGCGCACGGGTGCGCGGCGCGAGAGCGCGGTGCCGGCCGGTGCGCACGACCCGGACGACGCCCGCATCGAGCCGAGTTTCGGCATGGCGTCGCCGCTCGACATCCCCGCCGACATTCAGGCCGAAGCAACGACGCCGAACGGCTTCACGCCGGAGCCGCAAGCCGCGGAGCCGACGCATCAGAAAGCGTCGAGCGAGCCGGAAAGCGTGACGCCGGCCGCAACGACGATTTCGGCCGCGCCGCCCCATATCGTCGATCGACGCATCGATTGCGTCGTGCCGATTCGCTTGTCCGGCCCGATCGCCGGTGAGAAGGCGTTGCCGCTCGCGCAGCGGCTGCGCCGTGCGGGCAGCAAGCCCGTCTATATCGAGGGCAAGCCGGAAGGCGGCGGCGCGTGGGAGCTGCTGCAGAACGCGCAGCGCTACGAAGAGCTGCGCGCGGCTGTCCAGCTCGCCAATCGCAGCGGCGCGCTCAATGAGCTCGAATTTTCGGAGTTCGTGTCGGGCGTGCAGCAATTCGCCGACGCGATCGACGGCGCCCCCGAGTTTCCCGATATGCTCGAAACGGTGTCGATGGGGCGCGAGCTCGACGCGTTCGCGGCGCAGTGCGACGCGCAGCTCTCGATCAACGTGCTCTCCGACGGTGCGCCGTGGTCGGCCAATTACGTGCAGGCCGTGGCCTCGCAAGATGGTCTGCTGCTGTCGCGCGACGGCACGCGCTTCGTCAAGCTCGACGCCAAGCAGAGCCCTGTTTTCATGCTGCAGTTCGGCGACACGAATTTCCTGCGTGACGATCTGACCTACAAGGGCGGCCAGATGATCACGCTGATTCTCGACGTACCTGTCGCTGACGAAGACATCCTGCCGTTCAGGCTCATGTGCGATTACGCTAAATCGTTGGCGGAGCGGATCGGTGGGCGGGTCGTCGACGATCAGCGGCGGCCGCTGCCCGAGCAGGCGCTACTCGCGATCGAAAAGCAGCTCATGACGCTCTACGCGCGGCTCGAAGAAGCCGGCATTCCGGCCGGCTCGCCGGCGACGCGGCGTCTATTCAGCCAGTAA
- the ligA gene encoding NAD-dependent DNA ligase LigA has product MASNKHAESPPPVDQAAERAAWLRTELERANYQYYVLDRPEIPDAEYDRLFSELQSIESEHADLITPESPTQRVGGQVASGFASVVHALPMLSLNNGFADEDVVAFDKRVSDQLDRVPVEYSCELKFDGLAIALRYEDGRFVQAATRGDGSTGEDVTQNVRTVRSIPLRLKGERIPRVLEVRGEVLMFRRDFDRLNDRQREAGHREFANPRNAAAGSLRQLDSSITAQRPLSFFAYGIGALEGMEMPGTHDALLEWYSELGMPVCGERDVVHGAQGLLDFYRRIGEKREKLPYDIDGVVYKVNRKAEQDVLGFVSRAPRFALAHKFPPEEALTELLEIGVNVGRTGAITPVARLAPVFVGGVTVTNATLHNEDEVRRKDLHAGDTVIVRRAGDVIPEVVGPVLERRPPGAQPFVMPTACPVCGSAIERLPGEAVARCTGGLVCPAQRKRALEHFAQRRALDIDGLGEKIIDQLVEQNLVRTPADLFNLGFSTLAALDRFADKSAQNLIDSLEKAKLTTLARFIFALGIPDVGESTAKDLARYFGSLDPVMEASAEALMEVEGVGPIVAESIHQFFAEEHNRHVIEQLRAPGKVTWPEGPPAPRAPQGVLAGKTIVLTGTLPTLAREQAKEMLEAAGAKVAGSVSKKTDYVVAGSDAGSKLAKAEELGIPILDEDGMRKLLEGDNP; this is encoded by the coding sequence ATGGCTAGCAACAAGCACGCCGAATCGCCACCGCCCGTCGACCAAGCGGCCGAACGTGCCGCCTGGCTGCGCACCGAACTCGAGCGGGCGAACTACCAATATTACGTGCTCGATCGGCCCGAGATCCCGGACGCCGAGTACGACCGTTTGTTCTCGGAATTGCAGTCGATCGAGTCCGAGCATGCCGACCTCATCACGCCAGAGTCGCCGACGCAGCGCGTCGGTGGTCAGGTAGCGAGCGGCTTTGCATCCGTTGTCCACGCGCTGCCGATGCTGTCGCTGAACAACGGTTTTGCCGACGAGGACGTCGTGGCCTTCGACAAGCGCGTAAGCGATCAGCTCGACCGCGTTCCCGTCGAATACTCGTGCGAGCTCAAGTTCGACGGGCTCGCGATCGCGCTGCGCTATGAAGACGGCCGGTTCGTGCAAGCGGCCACGCGCGGCGACGGCTCGACCGGCGAAGACGTGACGCAAAACGTGCGCACCGTGCGTTCGATCCCGCTGCGCTTGAAGGGCGAGCGCATCCCGCGCGTGCTCGAAGTGCGCGGCGAGGTGCTGATGTTCCGACGCGATTTCGACCGCCTCAACGACCGCCAGCGTGAAGCCGGTCACCGCGAGTTCGCGAATCCGCGCAATGCGGCGGCGGGCAGCCTGCGCCAACTCGATTCGAGCATTACGGCGCAGCGGCCGCTGTCGTTTTTCGCTTACGGCATCGGGGCGCTCGAAGGCATGGAGATGCCCGGCACGCACGATGCGCTGCTCGAGTGGTACAGCGAACTTGGCATGCCCGTTTGCGGCGAGCGCGACGTCGTTCATGGCGCGCAAGGGCTGCTGGATTTCTATCGGCGCATCGGAGAGAAGCGCGAGAAGTTGCCGTACGACATCGATGGCGTCGTCTACAAGGTCAATCGCAAAGCCGAGCAAGACGTGCTTGGCTTCGTCTCGCGCGCGCCGCGCTTCGCGCTCGCCCACAAGTTCCCACCCGAAGAAGCGCTGACCGAGCTGCTCGAGATCGGCGTGAACGTCGGCCGCACGGGGGCGATCACGCCCGTGGCGCGGCTAGCGCCCGTTTTCGTCGGCGGCGTCACGGTGACGAACGCCACGCTGCATAACGAAGACGAAGTCCGTCGCAAGGATCTGCATGCGGGCGATACGGTCATCGTGCGCCGTGCGGGCGACGTCATTCCGGAAGTCGTCGGTCCCGTGCTCGAACGCCGCCCGCCAGGTGCTCAGCCGTTCGTCATGCCGACCGCGTGTCCGGTTTGCGGTTCGGCCATCGAGCGGCTACCGGGCGAGGCCGTGGCGCGTTGCACGGGCGGGCTCGTGTGTCCGGCGCAGCGCAAGCGCGCGCTCGAGCATTTCGCGCAACGCCGCGCGCTCGATATCGACGGACTCGGTGAAAAGATCATCGATCAACTCGTCGAGCAAAATCTCGTGCGTACGCCGGCCGACCTGTTCAATCTCGGTTTTTCGACGTTGGCCGCGCTCGATCGCTTTGCCGACAAATCGGCGCAAAATCTGATTGACTCGCTCGAAAAGGCCAAGCTTACGACGCTCGCGCGCTTCATTTTCGCGCTCGGTATTCCCGATGTCGGCGAATCGACGGCGAAAGATCTTGCACGCTACTTCGGCTCGCTCGATCCGGTGATGGAAGCGTCGGCCGAGGCATTGATGGAAGTGGAAGGCGTCGGGCCGATCGTGGCCGAGTCGATTCATCAGTTCTTTGCGGAGGAGCACAACCGGCACGTCATCGAGCAATTGCGCGCGCCGGGCAAGGTCACCTGGCCCGAAGGGCCGCCTGCGCCGCGCGCGCCGCAGGGCGTGCTGGCGGGCAAGACGATCGTGCTCACCGGAACATTGCCGACGCTCGCGCGCGAGCAGGCGAAGGAAATGCTGGAAGCGGCCGGCGCGAAGGTGGCCGGCTCGGTGTCGAAGAAGACCGACTATGTGGTGGCGGGTTCTGACGCCGGCAGTAAGCTGGCGAAGGCCGAGGAACTCGGCATCCCCATTCTCGACGAAGACGGTATGCGCAAGCTCTTGGAGGGCGACAATCCATGA